A stretch of Ipomoea triloba cultivar NCNSP0323 chromosome 13, ASM357664v1 DNA encodes these proteins:
- the LOC116002751 gene encoding auxin-responsive protein IAA4-like, with translation MEVCVAHEDGLNLKATELRLGLPGTEEGDDKEMVSSAKNSNNKRALPEPAEEDCESKSESDARSSPVSKAQIVGWPPLRSYRKNTVQTKKSAETGDGGMYVKVSMDGAPYLRKIDLKMYKCYPELLGVLENMFKLTIGDYSEREGYKGSEYAPAYEDKDGDLMLVGDVPWEMFLSSCKRLRIMKGQEARGLGCGV, from the exons ATGGAAGTTTGTGTTGCACATGAAGATGGTCTGAATCTCAAGGCTACTGAGCTTAGACTGGGTTTGCCTGGAACAGAAGAGGGTGATGACAAAGAAATGGTATCAAGTGCCAAGAACAGCAACAACAAGAGGGCCTTACCAGAGCCAGCTGAAGAAGATTGTGAATCCAAATCTGAGTCTGATGCCAGATCTTCACCTGTTTCCAA GGCACAGATAGTTGGGTGGCCACCTCTGAGATCTTACAGGAAAAACACTGTTCAGACAAAGAAATCTGCAGAGACAGGTGATGGTGGAATGTATGTCAAAGTGAGCATGGATGGAGCTCCTTACCTCAGAAAAATTGACCTGAAAATGTACAAATGCTACCCAGAACTCCTGGGAGTTTTGGAGAACATGTTCAAACTCACCATAGGTGACTACTCTGAGAGAGAAGGCTACAAAGGATCAGAATATGCCCCTGCTTATGAAGATAAAGATGGTGACTTGATGCTTGTTGGAGATGTTCCTTGGGA AATGTTCTTGTCATCATGCAAAAGGCTAAGAATAATGAAAGGACAAGAAGCAAGAGGCTTGGGTTGTGGAGtttga
- the LOC116002499 gene encoding alpha-mannosidase I MNS4 isoform X2 has translation MEAPKSQLPILLVCLLTFSDIFVGNTLSEGVTPQEARELRDEVREMFFHAFNGYMEHAFPRDELKPLSCEGEDTLGGYALTLIDSLDTLALLGDQERFSTSVEWIGKNLRFDINKTVSVFETTIRILGGLLSAHLIASDYNTGMKVSSYDDELLYLAVDLAQRMLPAFDTPTGIPFGSVNLLHGVDENESKVTSTAGGGTLTLEFGVLSRLTNNPVFEQVAKNAVRGLWARRSKINLVGAHIDVFTGEWTQKDAGIGTSIDSFYEYLLKAHLLFGDEEYLFIFQEAYKAAMNYLYSDPWYVEVNMNSAALVWPLFNSLQAFWPGLQVLAGDIEPAIRTHAAFFSVWKKYGFTPEGFNLATLNVQPGQKSYPLRPELIESTYWLYKATRDPRYLDAGRDMLASLQYGARCNCGYCHISDVEFHKQEDHMESFFLAETVKYLWLLFDLAAGPDNLVENGPYKYVFSTEGHLLPASPQISLVHEHCSYLGAYCRTSDLEPTIHASHIAEINSSGSYPHSTASSFLSHPSYQKPPPMSGLIKGLTHGQRFGISYVASTSPSVKEDEQSSQSEAPATKGHSLVLVTNPDIEHSQTSAQNDHDNEKIPTENQRAPLPENEERPSG, from the exons ATGGAAGCTCCGAAGTCACAGCTCCCGATTCTCCTCGTTTGTCTGCTGACCTTTTCCGACATTTTCGTAGGCAACACTCTCTCCGAGGGTGTCACTCCTCAGGAGGCTAGAGAGCTCCGAGATGAG GTGCGCGAAATGTTTTTTCATGCCTTTAATGGGTACATGGAGCATGCTTTTCCACGTGATGAGTTAAAGCCTTTATCATGTGAAGGAGAAGATACACTTGGTGGCTATGCCCTGACACTT ATTGACTCATTGGACACGTTAGCTTTACTTGGTGATCAGGAGCGCTTCTCTACTTCTGTTGAATGGATTGGTAAAAATCTTCGGTTTGATATT AACAAGACAGTATCAGTTTTTGAGACTACAATCCGGATTCTTGGAGGCCTGCTTTCTGCTCATCTCATTGCAAGTGATTACAATACG GGCATGAAGGTTTCCTCCTATGATGATGAATTGCTTTATTTGGCTGTGGATTTAGCACAGAGAATGTTGCCTGCATTTGATACTCCTACAG GAATACCATTTGGTTCTGTAAATCTGTTGCATGGAGTTGATGAAAATGAAAGCAAG GTAACATCCACAGCTGGTGGTGGGACTCTTACACTAGAATTTGGTGTGCTTAGCCGCTTGACAAATAATCCCG TTTTTGAACAAGTTGCAAAGAATGCAGTTCGGGGGCTATGGGCTCGCCGATCAAAGATTAATCTAGTTGGTGCTCATATTGATGTTTTTACTGGTGAATGGACACAAAAG GATGCTGGAATTGGTACAAGTATAGACTCTTTCTATGAGTACCTTTTGAAG GCTCATCTGTTATTTGGAGATGAAGAGTATCTATTCATATTCCAGGAAGCATATAAAGCTGCAATGAACTATCTATATAGTGATCCCTG GTATGTAGAGGTAAATATGAACTCTGCTGCTCTTGTGTGGCCACTGTTCAACAGTCTACAAGCATTCTGGCCGGGTCTTCAG GTTTTAGCTGGGGACATCGAACCTGCCATTCGAACACATGCTGCCTTCTTTAGTGTGTGGAAAAAATATGGTTTCACTCCAGAGGGCTTCAACCTTGCAACACTCAATGTTCAA CCAGGCCAGAAAAGCTACCCTTTGCGTCCAGAATTAATCGAGAGCACATATTGGCTTTACAAAGCTACCAGGGATCCCAG ATATCTTGATGCTGGAAGGGACATGCTAGCGAGCTTGCAATACGGTGCACGATGCAATTGTGGATATTGTCATATATCTGATGTTGAGTTTCACAAACAAGAAGATCACATGGAGAGTTTCTTCTTGGCAGAGACT GTCAAATATTTGTGGCTGCTTTTTGATTTGGCTGCCGGTCCAGATAACCTAGTTGAAAATGGCCCATACAA GTACGTCTTCAGCACTGAAGGTCACTTGTTGCCTGCGAGTCCTCAAATATCTCTAGTACACGAGCATTGTTCATACCTTGGAGCGTACTGTAGGACCAGTGATCTTGAACCGACAATTCATGCTTCACACATTGCAGAAATCAATTCTAGTGGATCCTATCCCCATTCCACCGCTTCCAGTTTCTTGTCACACCCCAGTTATCAAAAACCTCCGCCCATGTCTGGCTTGATTAAG GGGCTTACTCACGGGCAAAGATTTGGCATATCGTATGTGGCCTCTACGAGTCCTAGTGTAAAGGAGGATGAGCAATCAAGCCAAAGCGAGGCTCCAGCGACTAAGGGACATTCATTAGTACTGGTTACTAACCCTGATATCGAACACTCCCAAACAAGTGCTCAAAATGATCACGATAATGAAAAGATACCTACCGAGAACCAGAGAGCGCCTCTTCCTGAGAATGAAGAAAGACCATCTGGGTAG
- the LOC116002499 gene encoding alpha-mannosidase I MNS4 isoform X1: protein MEAPKSQLPILLVCLLTFSDIFVGNTLSEGVTPQEARELRDEVREMFFHAFNGYMEHAFPRDELKPLSCEGEDTLGGYALTLIDSLDTLALLGDQERFSTSVEWIGKNLRFDINKTVSVFETTIRILGGLLSAHLIASDYNTGMKVSSYDDELLYLAVDLAQRMLPAFDTPTGIPFGSVNLLHGVDENESKVTSTAGGGTLTLEFGVLSRLTNNPVFEQVAKNAVRGLWARRSKINLVGAHIDVFTGEWTQKDAGIGTSIDSFYEYLLKAHLLFGDEEYLFIFQEAYKAAMNYLYSDPWYVEVNMNSAALVWPLFNSLQAFWPGLQVLAGDIEPAIRTHAAFFSVWKKYGFTPEGFNLATLNVQPGQKSYPLRPELIESTYWLYKATRDPRYLDAGRDMLASLQYGARCNCGYCHISDVEFHKQEDHMESFFLAETVKYLWLLFDLAAGPDNLVENGPYKYVFSTEGHLLPASPQISLVHEHCSYLGAYCRTSDLEPTIHASHIAEINSSGSYPHSTASSFLSHPSYQKPPPMSGLIKGLCQGLTHGQRFGISYVASTSPSVKEDEQSSQSEAPATKGHSLVLVTNPDIEHSQTSAQNDHDNEKIPTENQRAPLPENEERPSG from the exons ATGGAAGCTCCGAAGTCACAGCTCCCGATTCTCCTCGTTTGTCTGCTGACCTTTTCCGACATTTTCGTAGGCAACACTCTCTCCGAGGGTGTCACTCCTCAGGAGGCTAGAGAGCTCCGAGATGAG GTGCGCGAAATGTTTTTTCATGCCTTTAATGGGTACATGGAGCATGCTTTTCCACGTGATGAGTTAAAGCCTTTATCATGTGAAGGAGAAGATACACTTGGTGGCTATGCCCTGACACTT ATTGACTCATTGGACACGTTAGCTTTACTTGGTGATCAGGAGCGCTTCTCTACTTCTGTTGAATGGATTGGTAAAAATCTTCGGTTTGATATT AACAAGACAGTATCAGTTTTTGAGACTACAATCCGGATTCTTGGAGGCCTGCTTTCTGCTCATCTCATTGCAAGTGATTACAATACG GGCATGAAGGTTTCCTCCTATGATGATGAATTGCTTTATTTGGCTGTGGATTTAGCACAGAGAATGTTGCCTGCATTTGATACTCCTACAG GAATACCATTTGGTTCTGTAAATCTGTTGCATGGAGTTGATGAAAATGAAAGCAAG GTAACATCCACAGCTGGTGGTGGGACTCTTACACTAGAATTTGGTGTGCTTAGCCGCTTGACAAATAATCCCG TTTTTGAACAAGTTGCAAAGAATGCAGTTCGGGGGCTATGGGCTCGCCGATCAAAGATTAATCTAGTTGGTGCTCATATTGATGTTTTTACTGGTGAATGGACACAAAAG GATGCTGGAATTGGTACAAGTATAGACTCTTTCTATGAGTACCTTTTGAAG GCTCATCTGTTATTTGGAGATGAAGAGTATCTATTCATATTCCAGGAAGCATATAAAGCTGCAATGAACTATCTATATAGTGATCCCTG GTATGTAGAGGTAAATATGAACTCTGCTGCTCTTGTGTGGCCACTGTTCAACAGTCTACAAGCATTCTGGCCGGGTCTTCAG GTTTTAGCTGGGGACATCGAACCTGCCATTCGAACACATGCTGCCTTCTTTAGTGTGTGGAAAAAATATGGTTTCACTCCAGAGGGCTTCAACCTTGCAACACTCAATGTTCAA CCAGGCCAGAAAAGCTACCCTTTGCGTCCAGAATTAATCGAGAGCACATATTGGCTTTACAAAGCTACCAGGGATCCCAG ATATCTTGATGCTGGAAGGGACATGCTAGCGAGCTTGCAATACGGTGCACGATGCAATTGTGGATATTGTCATATATCTGATGTTGAGTTTCACAAACAAGAAGATCACATGGAGAGTTTCTTCTTGGCAGAGACT GTCAAATATTTGTGGCTGCTTTTTGATTTGGCTGCCGGTCCAGATAACCTAGTTGAAAATGGCCCATACAA GTACGTCTTCAGCACTGAAGGTCACTTGTTGCCTGCGAGTCCTCAAATATCTCTAGTACACGAGCATTGTTCATACCTTGGAGCGTACTGTAGGACCAGTGATCTTGAACCGACAATTCATGCTTCACACATTGCAGAAATCAATTCTAGTGGATCCTATCCCCATTCCACCGCTTCCAGTTTCTTGTCACACCCCAGTTATCAAAAACCTCCGCCCATGTCTGGCTTGATTAAG GGACTGTGTCAGGGGCTTACTCACGGGCAAAGATTTGGCATATCGTATGTGGCCTCTACGAGTCCTAGTGTAAAGGAGGATGAGCAATCAAGCCAAAGCGAGGCTCCAGCGACTAAGGGACATTCATTAGTACTGGTTACTAACCCTGATATCGAACACTCCCAAACAAGTGCTCAAAATGATCACGATAATGAAAAGATACCTACCGAGAACCAGAGAGCGCCTCTTCCTGAGAATGAAGAAAGACCATCTGGGTAG
- the LOC116000961 gene encoding rRNA-processing protein efg1 isoform X1, with amino-acid sequence MVHGGYGKRRVSERSSRRPKSLGPEKKSKPKSKAVSLKNQIRSVERMLRKDLPLEVREAQEKKLEDFKKQQEIHNRLAVERKIFLRNRKIKFFDRRKIERRIRRLEKQQRTSSGQAQETQIAEQLAKLKEDLEYVRFFPKTEKYVSLFTGGDDEGIIEKRTELRKQIKANLVAAAASGKDLEETGSEDDGILDLSDDDFFVSGSSSDEADADDEWTDKSTREQASSASGKAASGMSSDERNQKQISARALMPPPRPSSKSFSSSLHNKSRFGGSSSKKSSYRGREVSSSSNTSDSINRSSFRKGHSLDSLAGNSGNQSSNSDAHKPRRKRRPKKKKQQT; translated from the exons ATGGTGCACGGTGGGTACGGTAAGCGGAGAGTCTCCGAGAGGAGCAGCCGCCGCCCCAAATCACTCGGCCCCGAGAAGAAGTCCAAACCTAAGTCCAAGGCTGTCTCTCTCAAGAACCAAATTCGATCCGTCGAGCGCATGCTCCGCAAA GATCTGCCCCTGGAAGTTAGAGAGGCTCAAGAAAAAAAGTTAGAAGATTTCAAGAAACAGCAAGAGATTCACAATCGTCTAGCTGTGGAGCGCAAAATATTCCTTAGAAACAGAAAGATCAAGTTTTTTG ACAGAAGAAAGATTGAAAGACGAATAAGAAGGTTGGAAAAACAGCAGCGCACTTCTTCTGGTCAGGCTCAGGAAACGCAGATTGCTGAGCAACTTGCTAAACTGAAGGAAGACCTTGAATATGTTAGG TTCTTTCCTAAAACTGAGAAATATGTATCCTTGTTCACTGGAGGTGATGATGAAGGGATTATTGAAAAACGAACTGAACTGCGCAAACAGATTAAGGCCAACTTAGTTGCTGCCGCTGCTAGTGGCAAGGATTTGGAAG AGACAGGGAGTGAAGATGATGGGATTCTAGATCTAAGTGATGATGATTTCTTTGTGAGTGGAAGCTCAAGTGATGAAGCTGATGCTGATGATGAATGGACTGATAAAAGTACAAG GGAGCAGGCTTCTAGTGCCTCAGGTAAAGCTGCGTCAGGCATGTCAAGTGATGAAAGGAATCAG AAGCAGATTTCTGCTCGTGCTCTAATGCCTCCTCCTCGGCCATCTAGCAAATCCTTCTCTAGTTCACTCCATAACAAATCGAGGTTTGGAGGATCTTCAAGTAAGAAATCATCCTACCGAGGGCGTGAAGTGTCATCATCCAGCAACACATCAGATAGCATCAATAGGTCTTCCTTCAGAAAAGGACATTCCTTGGATTCACTTGCAGGCAACAGTGGGAATCAAAGTTCAAATTCTGATGCACACAAACCGCGAAGAAAGAGGaggccaaaaaagaaaaagcaacaG ACATGA
- the LOC116000961 gene encoding rRNA-processing protein efg1 isoform X2, whose product MVHGGYGKRRVSERSSRRPKSLGPEKKSKPKSKAVSLKNQIRSVERMLRKDLPLEVREAQEKKLEDFKKQQEIHNRLAVERKIFLRNRKIKFFDRRKIERRIRRLEKQQRTSSGQAQETQIAEQLAKLKEDLEYVRFFPKTEKYVSLFTGGDDEGIIEKRTELRKQIKANLVAAAASGKDLEETGSEDDGILDLSDDDFFVSGSSSDEADADDEWTDKSTREQASSASGKAASGMSSDERNQISARALMPPPRPSSKSFSSSLHNKSRFGGSSSKKSSYRGREVSSSSNTSDSINRSSFRKGHSLDSLAGNSGNQSSNSDAHKPRRKRRPKKKKQQT is encoded by the exons ATGGTGCACGGTGGGTACGGTAAGCGGAGAGTCTCCGAGAGGAGCAGCCGCCGCCCCAAATCACTCGGCCCCGAGAAGAAGTCCAAACCTAAGTCCAAGGCTGTCTCTCTCAAGAACCAAATTCGATCCGTCGAGCGCATGCTCCGCAAA GATCTGCCCCTGGAAGTTAGAGAGGCTCAAGAAAAAAAGTTAGAAGATTTCAAGAAACAGCAAGAGATTCACAATCGTCTAGCTGTGGAGCGCAAAATATTCCTTAGAAACAGAAAGATCAAGTTTTTTG ACAGAAGAAAGATTGAAAGACGAATAAGAAGGTTGGAAAAACAGCAGCGCACTTCTTCTGGTCAGGCTCAGGAAACGCAGATTGCTGAGCAACTTGCTAAACTGAAGGAAGACCTTGAATATGTTAGG TTCTTTCCTAAAACTGAGAAATATGTATCCTTGTTCACTGGAGGTGATGATGAAGGGATTATTGAAAAACGAACTGAACTGCGCAAACAGATTAAGGCCAACTTAGTTGCTGCCGCTGCTAGTGGCAAGGATTTGGAAG AGACAGGGAGTGAAGATGATGGGATTCTAGATCTAAGTGATGATGATTTCTTTGTGAGTGGAAGCTCAAGTGATGAAGCTGATGCTGATGATGAATGGACTGATAAAAGTACAAG GGAGCAGGCTTCTAGTGCCTCAGGTAAAGCTGCGTCAGGCATGTCAAGTGATGAAAGGAATCAG ATTTCTGCTCGTGCTCTAATGCCTCCTCCTCGGCCATCTAGCAAATCCTTCTCTAGTTCACTCCATAACAAATCGAGGTTTGGAGGATCTTCAAGTAAGAAATCATCCTACCGAGGGCGTGAAGTGTCATCATCCAGCAACACATCAGATAGCATCAATAGGTCTTCCTTCAGAAAAGGACATTCCTTGGATTCACTTGCAGGCAACAGTGGGAATCAAAGTTCAAATTCTGATGCACACAAACCGCGAAGAAAGAGGaggccaaaaaagaaaaagcaacaG ACATGA